The following is a genomic window from Lysinibacillus sp. G4S2.
CAGCGACAAACAAATATAAAATCTGTGGAGGGATACGAACTATGAAACAGCAATTATTTGAGTGGATGCAACTACATGAAGACACTTTCAGTCAGATGGCAAAGCAAATTTGGGACAATCCTCAGCTGGGGTATGAAGAAACATTTGCGTCCTCACTACAACAAGATTTTCTGAAAAAAGAAGGTTTTGATATCGTTACTCCGATTGGCGATGTACAAACGGCCTTTTATGCACAGTGGGGATCTGGTAGTCCAATTATTGGGTTTTTAGGAGAGTTTGACGCGCTTCCAGGTTTATCACAGCAAGTCAGTTCATTATATTCGCCTGTGGAGGAGGGGGCTCCAGGGCATGGCTGTGGTCACAATTTATTAGGAACGGCTGGAGTTGAAGCGGTAGTTGCCTTAAAAGAAGTGATGACGCTTAACAATTTGCAAGGTACGATTCGTTATTATGGGTGTCCAGCAGAGGAATTGTTATCTGGAAAATCGTATATGGCACGCGCCGGTGTTTTTGATGATTTAGATGTAGTTTATACGTGGCATCCATGGACGTTTAACATGACAGCGAACTTCTCTATGCAAGCGCTCGCTGCCATTGAATTTTGTTTTTCAGGTCGGACAGCACATGCTGCTGGTGCGCCACATCTAGGGAGAAGTGCCCTTGACGCTGTTGAATTGACGAATGTCGGAGCCAATTATTTACGAGAGCATGTGCCAGACGGATCTCGAATTCATTATCAAATTACAAATGGCGGCTTAGCACCGAATATTGTTCCAGATAGAGCAAGTGTCTATTATTTCCTACGAGGAGCAAACCGTGACGCTGTCAAAGATTTAGAACGCAGACTGATTAAAGTGGCAAAAGGGGCAGCGATGATGACAGAAACAGAAGTGCATTGGGGGATTAAGGCAGGGTGTTACGATACTTTACCGAATCTCACATTAAATGAGCAAATGTTGGCACAGTGGAACGAACTACCGCCATTATCCTTTACAGAGGATGAGCTTGCTTTTGCAAAGTCGTTACAGGCTTCATTAGATCCTTCTGTTCTTGCAGGTGCTACCCAACAATCTTTTGTACCAAATGAAATAAGTAAGGAAGTATTGGTGGAGCAGGTACTTCATATTCCACAATCTTTTCGCCAATCTATGCAAGGTTCAAGTGATTTAGGGGACGTTTCGTGGATTGTGCCCCTTGGTCAGGTATTTACAACTTGTGCTCCATTTGGGGTCCAAGTGCATACTTGGCAAGCAACTGCTGCCTTTGGATCTTCGCTTGGCATGAAGGGGATGCATTATGCGGCAAAAGTGATGGCAGGAGCTGCGCTTGATTCCTTACTAAAGCCTGCTGTTATTCAAAAAGCGAAAGAAGAATTTGTGAATTTAAGAGCTGGGAAACAGTATGAATGTGGTATTCCGGAAGAAGTGAAAGCACCAAAGCCGGTTTAAAACTAAGCGTCTAGAAACAGCGGGGTGGGGAGAAGTCGGCCAAATGAAAAGCACCTTTAAAAGTTAGATGTATGTCTAACTTTTAAAGGTGTAAAATGGAGTTTTTACTTTTACCGAGTAGATTCATTGTTGAGTAATTTTGCAAAAATATCACGTAATGTTTGTATTTCCTCAGCTGAGAGCATACCAAACATATTGTTGAGAATTTCGCTAACTTGTTGACGAGATTTTTCCAAAATGTCTTCGCCATCAGGTGTAATGATCAATTGAAATGCTCGTCGATCTGTGGCATGTTGTGTTTTTTCAATAAAGCCAGCATTAATGAGCTTACTCGTTAAAACAGTGACACCACCTGTTGTCACCTTTAACCGATCAGCAATGGCAGAAGGGCGCTTTGGTCCCTCCTGCGATAAGTAGTCTAAAATTAAAATATGGGATTTTGAAAAGCCGAGTACATTTTGATTATTCCACTCGTTTGCCCACTTACGCTCAATAGAGGAAACTACTTCAAACAATGAGGTAAGGGTTATTCGTTTTTCTTGATCCATATAAGGTCATCTCCAAAATTGTTTTAACTTTCTTGTGCCAATCTTGTCATAGCATCTAATTCAAAAGCACGAACTTTACGTGGAATAAAACGGCGGATGTCCATCTCGTTGTACCCAACTTGAATACGTTTTTCATCAATTAAGATAGGGCTGCGTAACATTCTAGGATGAGCTTGGATTATTGCAAACAACTCTTGAATAGAAAGCTGATCAATATCAACATTTAGATTTTTAAAATCGTTTGAGTTTGTCGCAATA
Proteins encoded in this region:
- a CDS encoding MarR family transcriptional regulator, which translates into the protein MDQEKRITLTSLFEVVSSIERKWANEWNNQNVLGFSKSHILILDYLSQEGPKRPSAIADRLKVTTGGVTVLTSKLINAGFIEKTQHATDRRAFQLIITPDGEDILEKSRQQVSEILNNMFGMLSAEEIQTLRDIFAKLLNNESTR
- a CDS encoding amidohydrolase, whose translation is MKQQLFEWMQLHEDTFSQMAKQIWDNPQLGYEETFASSLQQDFLKKEGFDIVTPIGDVQTAFYAQWGSGSPIIGFLGEFDALPGLSQQVSSLYSPVEEGAPGHGCGHNLLGTAGVEAVVALKEVMTLNNLQGTIRYYGCPAEELLSGKSYMARAGVFDDLDVVYTWHPWTFNMTANFSMQALAAIEFCFSGRTAHAAGAPHLGRSALDAVELTNVGANYLREHVPDGSRIHYQITNGGLAPNIVPDRASVYYFLRGANRDAVKDLERRLIKVAKGAAMMTETEVHWGIKAGCYDTLPNLTLNEQMLAQWNELPPLSFTEDELAFAKSLQASLDPSVLAGATQQSFVPNEISKEVLVEQVLHIPQSFRQSMQGSSDLGDVSWIVPLGQVFTTCAPFGVQVHTWQATAAFGSSLGMKGMHYAAKVMAGAALDSLLKPAVIQKAKEEFVNLRAGKQYECGIPEEVKAPKPV
- the spx gene encoding transcriptional regulator Spx yields the protein MTVIIYSQASCSSSRKALKWLKDHNIGYKEKRITSHPLTLAEFKEILSMTEDGTDEIIATNSNDFKNLNVDIDQLSIQELFAIIQAHPRMLRSPILIDEKRIQVGYNEMDIRRFIPRKVRAFELDAMTRLAQES